Part of the Clostridiales bacterium genome, GTGACGTACCTCGGGGTCGCAGTCCTCGCGGCCATCGACGCGTGCCTTGGCGGCATCAGGGCGAGTCTGGAGCGAACGTTTGACGACAAAGTCTTTGTGTCGGGGTTCCTCACCAACACCCTCATGGCCGCGTTCATCGTGTTCATAGGTGACCGGATCGGCGTCCGTGAGTTGTATCTCGCCGCCGTGGTCGCTTTTGGCATGAGGGTGTTTGACAACCTGGGCGCGGTTCGTCGCCTGATATTCCATCGCTGGGGGTGGGAGTGATGCGCGGGCAACACCTCCCGTCGCGCGAGAAACTTACAAACCTTAAGGAAGCGTCTGTCCGTACACTTCACGCGTCCGAAAAAGCGGTGAGCCGCTCATTCAACGAGGCGCGGCTTACGGCAAGCCTCGCGGTGGGATTGCTGCTAGTGGGATTTCTGCTTGTCGCCCAGTGGAGGGGAGTGGCCACATTCACCAAGTCGCTCGAGCGCCAATCGGACCAGAATCTTGCGATCATCATCCAGGAGCTGACCGGAGAGAACAACGCGCTGCGCTCCGAGATTGGTCGGCTCCAGCTCCGCCTCATCGAGTCTGGACAACAAGCCGAGGATCGCACGCGCGTACTCAACGAGGCCGTGAAGGAGATGCGCGCAGTTCGTGTCATCTCTGGAATCGAAGCCGCGTCCGGTCCCGGAATCACGGTCAAGATCGGTGATCCCGATAGAGTCCTTCTGCCTCAGGATTTCGTCAGACTCGTCCATGAACTTCGCGCTGGCGGCGCCGAGGCTATCGCGCTAAACGGCAAGCGCATCTGTGCGACGACCGGAATATCAGGCTCAGACGGAGACATTCGTGTGGGGGACGCGGAGTTTTCGCGGCAGTTTGAGGTGCGGGCTATTGGGGATCCGGGCAACCTCGCTCAAGCGCTCGAACTGCCCGGGGGGCTTCGCTCGACCCTCGTGACGTTCCCCGGAGTCAGTGTCATCGTGGAGCAAGCGGAGCAGATTGAGGTTCCCGCGGCTCCCGAGAGCGCCTTCACGTACGCGCGGACGTCAGGAGATAGGTAGTGAGCGAAACCGATGTACACGCCGAGTCCGCCGAAATCGACGGTCGTGTTCTGCTTGAGCAGGGCCGGACGGCTCGTGCGCAGCGTCGTGAGGACAAGACACTGAAATCCCGGCTCGCACGGTATTTTGAAGACAAACCGGTGTGGGCGAGATACGCGGTCGTGTTCACCGGACTGGTCACAGCTCTGTTATTTGCCGCGGTAGCGATAGACGTGGCCGCGTCGCACGGGCGCATTCACCCCGGAGTGTGGGTGGGCGACGTGAGACTCGGTGCGATGGCGCCTCAGCGTGCGGCCGAGCAGATCGATACGTCGTTTGGCCCGAGGGTCACGCAGCCCATCACCTTGATCCATGAGGAGTATTCGTGGGATGTAGACCCCGGTCGTCTCGGAGTCGTTTTGGAGACAGAGGCGATGGTCGAGGAGGCTATGTCGATCGGAAGAACCGGGTCGTTGGCGGACCGCGCGAGAACGCGCGCGCGACTGTGGTTCGCACCAGAGATACTTGCGGTCCGCGTCGCAGCTGAGGCTACTGCGGTTGCCGAAATTGTCGAGACCGTGGTCGGGACTGTCGAGCGCGAACCCAAGGACGCCTCGCTTGTGATCGAGGGTACCGAGGTGCGTCTCGAGTCGGCGGTATTGGGTGTGAGCGTGCGCCGTGAAGCACTTCGCGATGGGATACTCGCCGCGTTTTCAGCAGCCGATCGCGACGTTGAGGTTCAAGTTGAGTTCACGCCGGTTCGGGTGACTGACGAGGACGCGCGGCAGGCGTTGGCTGACGCGCGCGCGCTACTCGCTGGCCCGGCCGTGGTCAATCACGCGACGGAGTCCTGGGAGTTCTCGGTCGAAGAGATCGCCGGGTGGATCGATTTCAGGACGCGTCCCGTCACGTCGCAACCTGCCACCAGCGCCACATCGGCTGAGGTCACCGGTGCGAAGGGTGCACCCGCAGACCCCGGCGAAGGCGGTGTCCCGCTCGATAGCGATCGCGTCGTGCTCGAGGCATTCATCTCACCAGAAAAGGCAAGGGAACTGGTCATCGAGCGAGTCGGGAAGGCCGCGCGAGCGCCCAAAGACGCCCGCTTCAAGACAAGTGGCGGCACAGTAACGATCGTCCCGTCCGAGTACGGTGCTGGCCCGGATGTTGAAGCTCTCGCCGTCGAGCTGACGCGCGCGCTCACGACCGGGTCTGACCGGGTGGCGGATCTTCAGATGAGCCGGATCGAACCGGAGTTGACTACTGAGGAAGCCCAGGCGATGGGCATAAGCGAACGGATAGCGACGTTCACGACCACCTACGCGGCGAGTAACCGTCCGCGTGTCAACAACATCCATACCCTGGCGCGCGCGTTGGACGGCACGCTCGTGGGGCCTGGGGAGACGTTCTCGTTGAACGAGACTATTGGGCCTCGCACGGCCGCTCGCGGATATCAGGAGGCGCCTGCGATCATTAATGGGAGACTCGTTCCTTCGCTCGGCGGTGGAATCTGTCAGGTGGCAACCACCATCTTTAACACCGTGTTCGAATCCGGTCTTCCGGTTGTTGAGCGCAGGAACCACTCGTTTTACATCAGTTCGTATCCCAACGGCCGGGATGCGGCGGTTGCCTGGGGTGGACCCGATTTCAAGTTCAAAAACGATACCGGACACTGGGTGCTGATCGCCACGAGCTTCACCAACTCGTCGGTTACGGTTAGTTTGTACGGCACGGACCCCGAGTACACTGTCAAGGCGGTACCGGGGCCGTTCACGGATGTCGTGCCGTATACCACCGAAAAGATCGAGGATCCAAACTTGCCGTTGGGAACGAACGTCGTTGTGGATCCCGGTACCAATGGGCGCCGCATCGTGGTAAAGCGGACGGTCACCAGAAACGGCGATGTCATCAGGCAGGATTCGTTCACGTCGGTGTATCGTCCCAAACAACAGCTGGTTAGAGTCGGCACGAAAGTCGAGCAGTCGGTGGTGGGGACGGTCACGGCACCGCCATAGCGCACGTGACGGTTGTCGCTGACGGTTACGAGGAGGGTTCAGGGGATGTACCAACCACAGTGGGAGTCGATGCCCCGGGAAGCGCTTGAGGCGCTGCAGCTCAACCGCTTGAACGCGGTGCTCGCTCGCGTCTACGCTCATGTCCCGCTGTATCGCTCCAGATTTGATGAGGCTGGAATTGAGCCTGTTGTCGCCTCACTTGATGACGTGGGTCGTGTTCCTTTCACCGTGAAGGACGACATGCGTTCGTGTTATCCCTACGGGATGTTTGCCGCTCCGAGGCGCGATATCGTGCGCGTGCACGCGTCCTCCGGGACGACCGGTCAGATCACCGTGGTAGGGTACACCCGTGCCGACATCGACAACTGGGCGGATCTCATGGCCCGCACGTTTGTCTCGGCAGGGGCCACGCCCGATGATGTTGTGCAGGTGGCGTACGGGTACGGCTTGTTCACCGGGGGGCTCGGCGTACACTACGGTTCGGAGCGGCTTGGAGCGCTCACCATCCCGATCTCTGGCGGCAACACGAGGCGGCAGGTTCAAGTGCTGGTTGACTTTGGCACTACCGTGCTTGCGTGTACCCCGTCGTACTCGCTTCTGCTTGCGGAAACGGCCGAGGAGATGGGCGTCGACATTCGTTCGCTGCCGATTCGAGCGGGGGTGTTTGGCGCTGAGCCATGGAGCGAGAGCATGCGCACCCAGATCCAAGAACGTCTCGGTATCATCGCCACAGACATATACGGCCTGTCAGAGGTTCTGGGGCCTGGAGTCGCGAGCGAATGCTCGGAACAACACGGTCTTCACGTAAACGAGGACCACTTCCTCATCGAGATCGTCGATCCTGAGACCCTGGCGCCGGTTGCTGACGGTGAGTACGGAGAGGTGGTATTCACGACACTCACGAAAGAGGGGATCCCTGTCGTGCGGTACCGGACGCGCGATATCTCACGAATCATCCCGGGAGAGTGTGCGTGCGGCAGGACGTTCAGGCGCATGGAGCGCGTCTCGGGACGAACGGATGACATGCTCATCATTCGCGGTGTCAACGTGTTCCCGAGCCAGATCGAGCAGGTTCTTGCCGCAATCCCGGGTGTGGCTCCCCATTATCAGGTTGTACTCGGTAAGCGTGGGTCGATGGACACGGTCGAGGTGCACGTCGAGGTCGCGCAGGACGTTTTGTTCGATGAGATCAAAGAACTTGAAGAGATGCGGCGAAAGGTATGCGGAGAGATACAATCCGCGCTCGCTGTCTCGATCGCGGTCAAGCTCGTAGAGCCGCGCTCGATTGAGAGAAGCGAGGGCAAGGCACGCCGGGTCATCGACCTTCGCGACGAATGATTGGGGGAGTCCGGCCATGATCGAACAGCTGTCGGTGTTTCTTGAGAACCGTCCAGGGCGTCTTGCCGAGGCGTGCAGGGCGCTTGGCGACGCCCGGGTTAACATGCGGGCGCTCATGGTCGCCGATACCGAGCAATTCGGCGTGGTGCGCATCATCTGCGACCGTCCTCACGATGGAAAAGTAGCGCTCGAGACGCGCGGCTTCTCGGTGCAGGTCACCGGTGTTTTCGCTGTTGAGATTCCAGATGATCCCGGTGGGCTGGCCGACGTGCTCGAGACACTCGGGGCCGCTGGGATGAACGTGGAGTACGCGTACTGTTTTGTAGAGCCGGGTGCCGCTGCGGCAATCGACGTATTGAAGATCGATGACGAAGGCGCTAGGGCTGTTCTGGAGGTCGCTGGTTACCGGGTACTGAGCCCGTCTGATCTCTACGAACCGGACGCCGACTAGACATTCCGCGGATACGCGGCCGCGGCGGCGTTGAACTTTGTCAGGCGCCGGGGTCGCGCGCGGGCACTTGCAGGAGTTCGATGAGGCGCGAAACTTCCGTCCGGTCCTCGGGTACGCTGAGTACATGTGTGGACACGGATTCGGTCTTCGCGCCCAGGACGTCCGCTATGCCGGCGGCGATTCGCTCGGCGGCAACCAGTGCGCCTTCGTGGGGAGTGTGGGGGAGTACGACGAGGTACCTGCCGTCTTCGAGTCGACCGACCTCATCTACGAGACGGATGTCGTTTCGGATATGGTTCGCTATTCCTCTGACGAGCATTCGGTGGCGAGAGGGCCTAAGCTCAGCGGTCAACGCGGGCGCCACCTCGATGGCAATTACCGAGAATGGAGCGTGATACCGGTCGAAATGGCCGAGGGCGCTCTCGACGGCGCGGGTGATGAAGTGCTGGTTGTAGACCTGGCTCCACTCGTCGACGCTCGAAGAGCGTTCGAGACGCGCAAAGAGGTACTTGAGCCGGGAACAAAGTTCGCCGCCTACGATGCCTACGAGTCCGTACGAGAGGATACGCGTGGCCAGCAAGGCCGCGAGATCTCCCGTGAGCCCTTCGCTCTCGATGACAAGGGGGATTCGTATCACGATGTAGATCAGTGACGCCGCGAGGGCGGCGATGAAGCCGCCGTTGCGCCCCCAGTGGGCCGCTGCGATCAAGACGCCGAGAAGGAGGAGCTGCGCAACTATCTCTTCGAGTACGATTGGGCCGCGCAGCGAGAGGAGTATGCTGCCCGCGATCGCAGCGAAACCTACCGCTACGACGAGCTTCTCGAAGCGAGCGTACGGCATCACGTTCTCCTCCCGGTAGCGATCATCCTGCTTTCACCTGCCATGCTTCGGGCAGACAACGTGTTGTCCTCCTGCGTCC contains:
- a CDS encoding phenylacetate--CoA ligase — translated: MYQPQWESMPREALEALQLNRLNAVLARVYAHVPLYRSRFDEAGIEPVVASLDDVGRVPFTVKDDMRSCYPYGMFAAPRRDIVRVHASSGTTGQITVVGYTRADIDNWADLMARTFVSAGATPDDVVQVAYGYGLFTGGLGVHYGSERLGALTIPISGGNTRRQVQVLVDFGTTVLACTPSYSLLLAETAEEMGVDIRSLPIRAGVFGAEPWSESMRTQIQERLGIIATDIYGLSEVLGPGVASECSEQHGLHVNEDHFLIEIVDPETLAPVADGEYGEVVFTTLTKEGIPVVRYRTRDISRIIPGECACGRTFRRMERVSGRTDDMLIIRGVNVFPSQIEQVLAAIPGVAPHYQVVLGKRGSMDTVEVHVEVAQDVLFDEIKELEEMRRKVCGEIQSALAVSIAVKLVEPRSIERSEGKARRVIDLRDE
- a CDS encoding ACT domain-containing protein — encoded protein: MIEQLSVFLENRPGRLAEACRALGDARVNMRALMVADTEQFGVVRIICDRPHDGKVALETRGFSVQVTGVFAVEIPDDPGGLADVLETLGAAGMNVEYAYCFVEPGAAAAIDVLKIDDEGARAVLEVAGYRVLSPSDLYEPDAD
- a CDS encoding DUF881 domain-containing protein yields the protein MRGQHLPSREKLTNLKEASVRTLHASEKAVSRSFNEARLTASLAVGLLLVGFLLVAQWRGVATFTKSLERQSDQNLAIIIQELTGENNALRSEIGRLQLRLIESGQQAEDRTRVLNEAVKEMRAVRVISGIEAASGPGITVKIGDPDRVLLPQDFVRLVHELRAGGAEAIALNGKRICATTGISGSDGDIRVGDAEFSRQFEVRAIGDPGNLAQALELPGGLRSTLVTFPGVSVIVEQAEQIEVPAAPESAFTYARTSGDR
- a CDS encoding VanW family protein; translated protein: MSETDVHAESAEIDGRVLLEQGRTARAQRREDKTLKSRLARYFEDKPVWARYAVVFTGLVTALLFAAVAIDVAASHGRIHPGVWVGDVRLGAMAPQRAAEQIDTSFGPRVTQPITLIHEEYSWDVDPGRLGVVLETEAMVEEAMSIGRTGSLADRARTRARLWFAPEILAVRVAAEATAVAEIVETVVGTVEREPKDASLVIEGTEVRLESAVLGVSVRREALRDGILAAFSAADRDVEVQVEFTPVRVTDEDARQALADARALLAGPAVVNHATESWEFSVEEIAGWIDFRTRPVTSQPATSATSAEVTGAKGAPADPGEGGVPLDSDRVVLEAFISPEKARELVIERVGKAARAPKDARFKTSGGTVTIVPSEYGAGPDVEALAVELTRALTTGSDRVADLQMSRIEPELTTEEAQAMGISERIATFTTTYAASNRPRVNNIHTLARALDGTLVGPGETFSLNETIGPRTAARGYQEAPAIINGRLVPSLGGGICQVATTIFNTVFESGLPVVERRNHSFYISSYPNGRDAAVAWGGPDFKFKNDTGHWVLIATSFTNSSVTVSLYGTDPEYTVKAVPGPFTDVVPYTTEKIEDPNLPLGTNVVVDPGTNGRRIVVKRTVTRNGDVIRQDSFTSVYRPKQQLVRVGTKVEQSVVGTVTAPP
- a CDS encoding small basic family protein, with protein sequence MLALALALALGVTLGLLTNVSVPLASVTYLGVAVLAAIDACLGGIRASLERTFDDKVFVSGFLTNTLMAAFIVFIGDRIGVRELYLAAVVAFGMRVFDNLGAVRRLIFHRWGWE